One window from the genome of Choloepus didactylus isolate mChoDid1 chromosome 2, mChoDid1.pri, whole genome shotgun sequence encodes:
- the TNFRSF25 gene encoding tumor necrosis factor receptor superfamily member 25 isoform X2 — protein MSAWGDTSQGQVMVLQGRGAPALTANKYSGRGGLPPILPPPGGTLRLELEPKHGEWDTATFLCVPLCATAPAAPRRPGCRRQVSSGVPAAPGAQSAGWRPQGARVPLGLPGMAEPRPGRHSEAGSTHGRGAGPAGGRGREAPAAAHARRRARCGARRMERRPGGCAAAAAGAAALLLALLGAQGQGSIAGPRCDCAGDFQKRSGLLCCGGCPAGHYLKTPCTKPCGAATCLPCPRGTFLARENHHETRCARCQACDEEASQVALENCSAVADTRCGCQPGWFMECSVRLCSDGSPFHCRPCPDCAALHRHSRAPCSGRRTDCGDCLPGFYGHADSCVPCPTSTLGSCPEPCAAVCGWRQMFWVQVLLAGLVAPLLLGATLTYTYRRCQPCKPAISDEPGMEALTSLRAMDPSPPDSAHTLLAPPGSSEKVGTVQLADHSWAPSSPQTQEASCPEVTWSWDQLPSRALAPPAGSAVAVLQPGPQLYDVMDAVPARRWKEFVRTLGLREAEIEAVEVEIGRFRDQQYEMLKRWRQQQPAGLGAVYAALERMGLDGCAEDLRSRLQRGP, from the exons ATGTCAGCGTGGGGTGACACATCTCAGGGTCAGGTGATGGTGCTTCAGGGGAGGGGAGCCCCTGCACTCACAGCCAACAAGTACTCAGGAAGAGGGGGTCTCCCGCCCATCCTCCCCCCCCCCGGGGGGACACTGAGGCTGGAGCTAGAGCCCAAGCATGGGGAGTGGGATACAGCCACATTCCTATGTGTCCCTCTGTGTGCCACCGCCCCGGCAGCCCCGCGACGCCCGGGCTGCCGGCGCCAGGTGAGCTCTGGGGTGCCCGCTGCGCCAGGGGCGCAAAGTGCAGGCTGGCGGCCTCAGGGGGCGCGGGTCCCGCTCGGCCTCCCGGGAATGGCCGAGCCCCGCCCTGGCCGCCACTCCGAGGCGGGCTCCACTCACGGGCGCGGGGCGGGCCCTGCGGGCGGGCGGGGACGGGAAGCCCCGGCGGCGGCGCACGCCCGTCGGAGGGCCCGGTGCGGCGCGAGGCGCATGGAGCGGCGGCCGGGAGGctgcgcggcggcggcggcaggggCTGCG GCTCTCCTCCTAGCACTGCTGGGTGCCCAGGGCCAGGGCAGCATCGCGGGCCCCCGGTGTGACTGTGCCGGCGACTTCCAGAAGAGGAGTGGTCTCCTCTGCTGCGGGGGCTGTCCAGCCG GGCACTACCTGAAGACCCCCTGCACAAAGCCCTGTGGGGCTGCCACCTGCCTCCCGTGCCCACGGGGCACCTTCTTGGCCAGGGAGAACCACCATGAGACCCGCTGTGCCCGCTGCCAGGCCTGCGATGAGGAGG CCTCCCAGGTCGCCCTGGAGAACTGCTCGGCAGTGGCGGACACCCGCTGCGGCTGCCAGCCGGGCTGGTTCATGGAGTGCTCCGTCAGACTCTGCAGTGACGGCTCGCCCTTCCACTGCCGCCCGTGCCCAGACTGCGCGGCCCTGCACCGCCACTCACGGGCTCCCT GTTCGGGCAGACGTACCGACTGCGGGGACTGCCTGCCTGGCTTCTATGGACATGCTGACAGCTGCGTGCCCTGCCCCAC GAGCACCCTCGGGAGCTGTCCTGAGCCCTGCGCTGCTGTCTGTGGCTGGAGGCAGA TGTTCTGGGTCCAGGTGCTCCTGGCAGGCCTGGTGGCCCCGCTCCTCCTCGGCGCCACCCTGACCTACACCTACCGCCGCTGCCAGCCTTGCAAGCCTGCCATCTCtg ATGAGCCTGGGATGGAGGCCCTGACCTCCCTGCGG GCCATGGACCCCTCACCCCCAGACAGTGCCCACACCCTGCTGGCCCCGCCCGGCAGCAGTGAGAAGGTCGGGACAGTCCAGTTGGCAGACCACAGCTGGGCCCCCAGCTCCCCACAGACCCAGGAGGCGTCCTGCCCGGAGGTGACCTGGTCGTGGGATCAGCTGCCCAGCCGAGCTCTTG CGCCCCCTGCAGGCTCCGCGGTGGCCGTGCTCCAGCCGGGCCCGCAACTCTACGACGTGATGGACGCGGTTCCCGCGCGGCGCTGGAAGGAGTTCGTGCGCACGCTGGGGCTGCGCGAGGCGGAGATCGAGGCCGTGGAGGTGGAGATCGGCCGCTTCCGCGACCAGCAGTACGAGATGCTCAAGCGCTGGCGCCAGCAGCAGCCCGCGGGCTTGGGCGCCGTCTACGCGGCCCTGGAGCGCATGGGGTTGGACGGCTGCGCTGAGGATCTGCGCAGCCGCCTGCAGCGCGGCCCGTGA
- the TNFRSF25 gene encoding tumor necrosis factor receptor superfamily member 25 isoform X1 produces the protein MSAWGDTSQGQVMVLQGRGAPALTANKYSGRGGLPPILPPPGGTLRLELEPKHGEWDTATFLCVPLCATAPAAPRRPGCRRQVSSGVPAAPGAQSAGWRPQGARVPLGLPGMAEPRPGRHSEAGSTHGRGAGPAGGRGREAPAAAHARRRARCGARRMERRPGGCAAAAAGAAALLLALLGAQGQGSIAGPRCDCAGDFQKRSGLLCCGGCPAGHYLKTPCTKPCGAATCLPCPRGTFLARENHHETRCARCQACDEEASQVALENCSAVADTRCGCQPGWFMECSVRLCSDGSPFHCRPCPDCAALHRHSRAPCSGRRTDCGDCLPGFYGHADSCVPCPTSTLGSCPEPCAAVCGWRQTAPPVFWVQVLLAGLVAPLLLGATLTYTYRRCQPCKPAISDEPGMEALTSLRAMDPSPPDSAHTLLAPPGSSEKVGTVQLADHSWAPSSPQTQEASCPEVTWSWDQLPSRALAPPAGSAVAVLQPGPQLYDVMDAVPARRWKEFVRTLGLREAEIEAVEVEIGRFRDQQYEMLKRWRQQQPAGLGAVYAALERMGLDGCAEDLRSRLQRGP, from the exons ATGTCAGCGTGGGGTGACACATCTCAGGGTCAGGTGATGGTGCTTCAGGGGAGGGGAGCCCCTGCACTCACAGCCAACAAGTACTCAGGAAGAGGGGGTCTCCCGCCCATCCTCCCCCCCCCCGGGGGGACACTGAGGCTGGAGCTAGAGCCCAAGCATGGGGAGTGGGATACAGCCACATTCCTATGTGTCCCTCTGTGTGCCACCGCCCCGGCAGCCCCGCGACGCCCGGGCTGCCGGCGCCAGGTGAGCTCTGGGGTGCCCGCTGCGCCAGGGGCGCAAAGTGCAGGCTGGCGGCCTCAGGGGGCGCGGGTCCCGCTCGGCCTCCCGGGAATGGCCGAGCCCCGCCCTGGCCGCCACTCCGAGGCGGGCTCCACTCACGGGCGCGGGGCGGGCCCTGCGGGCGGGCGGGGACGGGAAGCCCCGGCGGCGGCGCACGCCCGTCGGAGGGCCCGGTGCGGCGCGAGGCGCATGGAGCGGCGGCCGGGAGGctgcgcggcggcggcggcaggggCTGCG GCTCTCCTCCTAGCACTGCTGGGTGCCCAGGGCCAGGGCAGCATCGCGGGCCCCCGGTGTGACTGTGCCGGCGACTTCCAGAAGAGGAGTGGTCTCCTCTGCTGCGGGGGCTGTCCAGCCG GGCACTACCTGAAGACCCCCTGCACAAAGCCCTGTGGGGCTGCCACCTGCCTCCCGTGCCCACGGGGCACCTTCTTGGCCAGGGAGAACCACCATGAGACCCGCTGTGCCCGCTGCCAGGCCTGCGATGAGGAGG CCTCCCAGGTCGCCCTGGAGAACTGCTCGGCAGTGGCGGACACCCGCTGCGGCTGCCAGCCGGGCTGGTTCATGGAGTGCTCCGTCAGACTCTGCAGTGACGGCTCGCCCTTCCACTGCCGCCCGTGCCCAGACTGCGCGGCCCTGCACCGCCACTCACGGGCTCCCT GTTCGGGCAGACGTACCGACTGCGGGGACTGCCTGCCTGGCTTCTATGGACATGCTGACAGCTGCGTGCCCTGCCCCAC GAGCACCCTCGGGAGCTGTCCTGAGCCCTGCGCTGCTGTCTGTGGCTGGAGGCAGA CTGCTCCTCCAGTGTTCTGGGTCCAGGTGCTCCTGGCAGGCCTGGTGGCCCCGCTCCTCCTCGGCGCCACCCTGACCTACACCTACCGCCGCTGCCAGCCTTGCAAGCCTGCCATCTCtg ATGAGCCTGGGATGGAGGCCCTGACCTCCCTGCGG GCCATGGACCCCTCACCCCCAGACAGTGCCCACACCCTGCTGGCCCCGCCCGGCAGCAGTGAGAAGGTCGGGACAGTCCAGTTGGCAGACCACAGCTGGGCCCCCAGCTCCCCACAGACCCAGGAGGCGTCCTGCCCGGAGGTGACCTGGTCGTGGGATCAGCTGCCCAGCCGAGCTCTTG CGCCCCCTGCAGGCTCCGCGGTGGCCGTGCTCCAGCCGGGCCCGCAACTCTACGACGTGATGGACGCGGTTCCCGCGCGGCGCTGGAAGGAGTTCGTGCGCACGCTGGGGCTGCGCGAGGCGGAGATCGAGGCCGTGGAGGTGGAGATCGGCCGCTTCCGCGACCAGCAGTACGAGATGCTCAAGCGCTGGCGCCAGCAGCAGCCCGCGGGCTTGGGCGCCGTCTACGCGGCCCTGGAGCGCATGGGGTTGGACGGCTGCGCTGAGGATCTGCGCAGCCGCCTGCAGCGCGGCCCGTGA